In Methylomonas sp. UP202, the DNA window AATTACCACTACTATGCCTTCCCGATTTACGTCATGCTCGATTTATTCTGGGAAGACCGCTGTTTCGCCGACGGTTACAAGGACTTCGACTTGATGTACATCTCGGAACTGGATCCGACCTGGAATAACGACGAACTGGCGTTCTTTACCAATCCGGAAGTCGTGCTGTTTGCCAACCCGGTCGCACTGGCGGCGTGCGCGGCCGATGCGATCTCGGCGTCGGCGGGGAAGCCGATCGACGAGATGTTTTGGTGCGCGGGTGCCTGGGGCGGGATTTATCCCTTATCCGGGCATACCCATCCCGGCGAGGGCATTGCCCCGCGTCAGACCAGTTTATTGTTGACGCGGGCCACGGCGGCCTTGCATCGGCGCGGCCTGGCGCACAAAACCGTCGGCGACGCGCAGGTGTGCGGCGGCACGATTTCGCCGTTCATTCCCAAATCGCAATATGCGACCACGATGTTCTATCCGGTTGCGGATACCGATGCCAAACATGCCATCGGCGAAAGCGATTTGCTCTGGGGGGCGGGGCATTCCTACCCCGGCGCCGGCGAAAACCACGTCTATATCTTGTGGCGGTTCACCGACTGCTGTCTATTCTAGGGTGAACTGTTCACGATGAATCAGTCTAAAACATTGATTAACAATACAAATGTGAGATAAAACATGAGCAGAGCATTCCTAAAAGCAAACGGTATCAACCCGATCATAAAAGTGTTCATGCGATGGCCTTATCCATTGGAATGCCTAGATTGTCCAATGGGCATTTGTTCACCGTTATGTGTTGATCAGTAGGTGCGCCGTGAACACTATTGTCCGATCAGCCATTCATCTTGATCAGCATCCAGCTATGCCGTCTGAGGCATTGGCATCCTGTGCGTTACCAACGGGCTTTTTATTTTTGGTTGACGATGATACGGGACGCGTCATAGAGCCGGTATTACTCTATCTGATGGATCGATTCCTCATTCGTCACGGCAATACCAGGCCGAATACGTTTCGAGCCACGGTTTACAACCTGAAGGATTGGTGGGCGTTTCTGGCGGAGTTTGCCAAAACTTGGAACGAAGTCAGTGAGGATGATCTTCGATTTTACCGCGACGCTATGCTGCAGACCGTGTCGCCCAAAACCCATCAACCCTATGACGTAGGCACTGTCCGCCGTCGACTGACCACGGTATTGCAATTCTATGACTGGGCCCGGCGGGCAGGGTTTTTCGGAGTGATTTTCGATTCAAAATCCACTCGCCAAATCGTCCGATCGATGGACCACGATGCGTTGGCGCATTTGCATGCAAATCCGGTACAGCGTACCACCTCTGATTTACTACCATTACCACGTCGGGGCGCCGATGATGCCGTTCGACCATTGACTGAAACGGAGTATCGCACGGTTGCCCATTGTCTTGGGCCACTACCGCCAGGCAGCACACGATCTGGCGATGATTGCCGACCAACCGTGGACCGGCTGATTGCCGAAATTGCCCTCCATACCGGCATGCGGCGGGATGAAATTTCATCACTGAATCGTTGGCAAATTCTAGATCTGCGACCCGATGTATCTCAACCTTTCGGTGTGGTGAAACTGCGGCTCAGTAAAACCAAGGGTCTCAGGCCGCGTGTCGTGTTCATGCCCAATTGGCTGGTAACGGCACTGCATTGGTATATCGATCATGAGCGCAAGGACGCACTGCATGCCGCCAAAAAGCAAAGCCAACTCAAAGAACCGAGCGCATTGTTTTTGAACGGTATCCATGCCGGACGTCATGTTGGAAAACCGATTCAAAATGGCAGTATCGATGCGCATTTTCGGCAGGCTCTGTTTGCCGCCGGCTTGACGCATACCGTACATAAAACGGATCCGGAAACAGGGAAACCTTATACCACGCAAGAACCCCGTCATGTTTTCCACGACCTCAGGCATACCTTTGCGACCTGGCTGTATTGGTTTGAAAAGTCGCAGGGTAATGCGGAACCCTGGAAAAAGATTCAGGCACGCTTGGGGCATACCGCGTTGGCAACCACCACCAATCTCTACTTGCGCGCCGTGACGGATTTTGAAGCCCAGGTCAGTGATACCACCATGAAGTTTTTCGAGGCGATGCGTCATGGCTGATTCATTTGCTGATCGCCGCTCCACACGTCCCAGTCGCTACGCACAACTCGTGGGTACGACCGTGGCGGATCTCGACGCCGTTCGCCGGGAACGCCTATCCTCGGTCAGTGAAGAAACTGATGGGGATGGCAAACGTCGGTTATTCATTCGTTTCCCGACACCACACAGCCGAGAATCCATTCAAACCTTGGAGGTTTCAAACTGGCTGATGGCGTCCGAGTTGGCCGTTGCCTTTGCCGAGATGGTCGTCGTATGGGGTGGGGATAAAACCGAACCAAGTCGGCAAACATTTATCAACGATCTGAACCATGGGTTTTTCCAGTATCTGGCTCGCAATGATAGACCATCGCCCAGTCTGGCAACCCTTAACACGGCATTCATCAATGGTTTTATCGAATGGCTGGGACGCATGGAAGACGGTGCCTATGTGCTTGCGGCGTACACCCGCTTGCATTATCTGGGTGCGGTTCGCAGCGTGGTTTCTCACCTGAAAAAATCTAAGCAGTACCGTTCCCAGTTAAGCAAGGATTTACATATTCGCCGCAATCCCTGGCCAGGGGCGTCACGGCAAGTCGCACATCCGACAAAAATCATCGAGCCGGCGGATTGGATCCATCT includes these proteins:
- a CDS encoding TraU family protein encodes the protein MAVWLSVALSSTPADAADALCPDAELWSGKLITDICWGCLFPIRLAGGVLDFRSPQSKDSIGDDLIPTAATSKVFCVCDDKDLIPKVGMTMGYWGPARVVELVPNPWCAPTLGGTKINSSTVRLWGGSSPVNYDTDETVFVNYHYYAFPIYVMLDLFWEDRCFADGYKDFDLMYISELDPTWNNDELAFFTNPEVVLFANPVALAACAADAISASAGKPIDEMFWCAGAWGGIYPLSGHTHPGEGIAPRQTSLLLTRATAALHRRGLAHKTVGDAQVCGGTISPFIPKSQYATTMFYPVADTDAKHAIGESDLLWGAGHSYPGAGENHVYILWRFTDCCLF
- a CDS encoding site-specific integrase translates to MNTIVRSAIHLDQHPAMPSEALASCALPTGFLFLVDDDTGRVIEPVLLYLMDRFLIRHGNTRPNTFRATVYNLKDWWAFLAEFAKTWNEVSEDDLRFYRDAMLQTVSPKTHQPYDVGTVRRRLTTVLQFYDWARRAGFFGVIFDSKSTRQIVRSMDHDALAHLHANPVQRTTSDLLPLPRRGADDAVRPLTETEYRTVAHCLGPLPPGSTRSGDDCRPTVDRLIAEIALHTGMRRDEISSLNRWQILDLRPDVSQPFGVVKLRLSKTKGLRPRVVFMPNWLVTALHWYIDHERKDALHAAKKQSQLKEPSALFLNGIHAGRHVGKPIQNGSIDAHFRQALFAAGLTHTVHKTDPETGKPYTTQEPRHVFHDLRHTFATWLYWFEKSQGNAEPWKKIQARLGHTALATTTNLYLRAVTDFEAQVSDTTMKFFEAMRHG